In Topomyia yanbarensis strain Yona2022 chromosome 2, ASM3024719v1, whole genome shotgun sequence, one DNA window encodes the following:
- the LOC131678473 gene encoding uncharacterized protein LOC131678473 yields the protein MILDSLANNIKEFRYDPDENITFAAWYGRYDDLFEQDAVRLDDEAKVRLLMRKLGSSEHERYVSYILPKLPKGYKFTDTVEKLKILFGAAESVISKRYQCLQVTKQPTDDYVTYACRINKACVEFELSKLTEEQFKCLMFVCGLKSEGDGEIRTRLLSKIEERDDVTLDHLSEDCQRLLRLKRDTAMIESSASTSSVNFIKRKQQFSKHQQKPPVETAEPDKNIPSTPCWFCGGMHFVRDCTHRSHKCKDCGIVGHREGYCSTAKRTSKASRNKKHPGAYATKSVYTGRI from the coding sequence ATGATTCTCGACTCACTAGCAAACAACATTAAAGAGTTTCGCTACGATCCGGATGAAAACATAACCTTCGCTGCATGGTATGGCAGATACGACGATTTGTTCGAGCAAGATGCTGTACGGCTGGACGATGAAGCGAAAGTCCGCTTGCTCATGCGAAAACTCGGATCATCTGAGCACGAAAGATATGTGAGTTACATCCTGCCGAAATTGCCGAAGGGCTACAAATTTACTGACACagttgaaaaactgaaaatccttTTCGGCGCTGCGGAGTCCGTCATCAGTAAACGGTATCAGTGTTTGCAGGTGACCAAACAACCGACCGATGACTACGTCACATATGCTTGTCGAATCAACAAGGCCTGCGTTGAATTCGAGCTGAGCAAACTAACCGAGGAGCAGTTCAAATGTCTTATGTTTGTTTGCGGACTAAAGTCGGAAGGAGACGGCGAAATACGAACGCGGCTATTGTCGAAGATTGAGGAACGCGATGATGTCACTCTCGATCATCTTTCGGAAGATTGTCAGCGATTGTTGCGCCTAAAGCGGGACACGGCAATGATCGAGTCATCAGCATCAACGTCATCGGTAAATTTCATCAagcgaaaacaacaattttCAAAACATCAACAGAAGCCGCCAGTGGAAACAGCCGAACCAGACAAAAACATTCCCTCAACGCCCTGCTGGTTCTGTGGAGGAATGCATTTCGTTCGAGACTGTACTCATAGGAGCCACAAATGCAAAGATTGCGGCATTGTCGGACACCGTGAGGGTTATTGTTCCACTGCCAAGCGAACTTCCAAAGCTAGTCGAAACAAAAAGCATCCGGGAGCGTATGCTACAAAAAGT